One segment of Triticum aestivum cultivar Chinese Spring chromosome 2A, IWGSC CS RefSeq v2.1, whole genome shotgun sequence DNA contains the following:
- the LOC123191122 gene encoding oxalate--CoA ligase encodes MDALTLTSLLKAAAAAFPDRRAIAVHAKIDLTHAALDALVDAAAARLAAGPDGLRPGQTVALCFPNTVELVVVFLAVIRARGVAAPLNPAYTQDEFEFYLSDSGARLLVTGADGNAPAQAAAAKLGLPHAVAATLTDAAGPLGLTGLVEGNPAPQNNGTLQHKEENEPSDVALFLHTSGTTSRPKGVPLTQRNLAASVQNIRAVYRFAETDATVVTLPLFHVHGLMCALLSSLASGASVALPAAGRFSASTFWADMLAAGATWYTAVPTIHQIILDRHASRPEPRYPALRFVRSCSASLAPVILERLEAAFGAPVLEAYAMTEASHMMTSNPLPQDGARKPGSVGRAAGSLEVAVLDEAGNHVPAGERGEVCIRGPNVTAGYKTADPGANEAAFLHGWFHTGDIGVMDGEGYVSLVGRIKELINRGGEKISPIEVDSVLLGHPDVAQAVSFGVPDEKYGEEIHCAVIPRESVALGEEEVVAFCRKNLAAFKVPKKVYIAADLPKTATGKIQRRIVAQHFFVVPAAAAKA; translated from the exons ATGGACGCCCTCACGCTCACCTCCCTCCtcaaggccgccgccgccgccttccccgaccgccgcgccatcgccgtccacgccaagatcgacctcacgcacgccgcgctcgacgccctcgtcgacgccgccgccgcgcgcctcgccgccggccccgaCGGCCTCCGCCCCGGCCAGACCGTCGCGCTCTGCTTCCCCAACACCGTCGAG CTGGTGGTGGTGTTCCTGGCGGTGATCCGCGCGCGGGGCGTGGCGGCGCCGCTCAACCCGGCCTACACGCAGGACGAGTTCGAGTTCTACCTCTCCGACTCGGGCGCGCGCCTGCTCGTCACCGGCGCCGACGGCAAcgcgcccgcgcaggccgccgccgccaagctcGGCCTCCCCCACGCCGTCGCCGCCACGCTCACCgacgccgccggcccgctcggacTCACCGGCCTCGTCGAAGGCAACCCCGCGCCGCAGAACAACGGCACCCTCCAACATAAAGAGGAGAACGAGCCGTCGGACGTGGCCCTGTTCCTGCACACCTCCGGCACGACGAGCCGGCCCAAGGGGGTGCCGCTCACGCAGCGCAACCTGGCGGCCTCCGTGCAGAACATCCGCGCCGTGTACCGGTTCGCCGAGACGGACGCGACGGTGGTGACGCTGCCGCTCTTCCACGTGCACGGCCTCATGTGCGCGCTGCTGTCCTCGCTCGCCTCCGGCGCGTCGGtggcgctccccgccgccggccgctTCTCGGCGTCCACGTTCTGGGCCGACATGCTCGCGGCGGGCGCCACGTGGTACACGGCGGTGCCGACCATCCACCAGATCATCCTGGACCGGCACGCGTCGCGGCCGGAGCCGCGGTACCCGGCGCTCCGGTTCGTGCGGAGCTGCAGCGCGTCGCTGGCGCCGGTGATCCTGGAGCGGCTGGAGGCGGCGTTCGGGGCGCCGGTGCTGGAGGCGTACGCCATGACGGAGGCCTCCCACATGATGACCTCCAACCCGCTGCCGCAGGACGGGGCGCGCAAGCCGGGGTCCGTggggcgggcggcggggtcgcTGGAGGTGGCGGTGCTGGACGAGGCCGGCAACCATGTCCCCGCCGGGGAGCGCGGGGAGGTGTGCATCCGCGGGCCGAACGTGACGGCCGGGTACAAGACCGCCGACCCCGGCGCGAACGAGGCGGCGTTCCTGCACGGGTGGTTCCACACGGGCGACATCGGCGTGATGGACGGCGAGGGGTACGTGAGCCTGGTGGGGCGGATCAAGGAGCTCATCAACCGGGGCGGCGAGAAGATCtcgcccatcgaggtggactcggtGCTGCTGGGCCACCCGGACGTGGCGCAGGCGGTGTCGTTCGGCGTCCCCGACGAGAAGTACGGCGAGGAGATCCACTGCGCGGTGATCCCCAGGGAGAGCGTGGCGCTGggcgaggaggaggtggtggccttCTGCCGGAAGAACCTGGCGGCGTTCAAGGTGCCCAAGAAGGTGTACATCGCCGCCGACCTGCCCAAGACGGCCACCGGCAAGATCCAGCGCCGCATCGTCGCGCAGCACTTCTTCGtcgtgcccgccgccgccgccaaggcctAG